One Methanocalculus alkaliphilus genomic window carries:
- the istB gene encoding IS21-like element helper ATPase IstB — protein MTTLLLEQIHHRLTMMKLDAMDALLEPTLERAMNENLSPIETIGYLIEQEWNNRTSTRIRTRTKSAGFPLLKRIEEFDFAFQPSIDQTVIRDLATLRFIDNAENVVFLGPPGVGKTHLAIGLGVSAIEQGIPVLFINASVLIEQLKEAYHSDQLDRYLKKLTRPGLLIIDEIGYLPFDAQAAYCFFQLISRRYEQGSTIFTSNKSFGNWGEIFQDQVIAAALLDRILH, from the coding sequence ATGACGACTCTTCTTCTTGAGCAGATCCATCACCGCCTTACCATGATGAAACTGGATGCGATGGATGCTCTGCTTGAACCAACGCTTGAACGTGCAATGAACGAGAATCTCAGTCCCATTGAGACGATTGGGTATCTGATTGAACAGGAATGGAACAACAGGACGTCGACGAGAATTAGAACCCGGACAAAAAGTGCTGGTTTCCCTCTCCTGAAACGAATCGAAGAGTTTGATTTTGCGTTCCAACCCTCAATTGATCAGACGGTGATCAGGGATCTTGCCACTCTGAGATTTATCGATAATGCAGAGAATGTGGTCTTCCTTGGACCACCTGGTGTTGGTAAAACACATCTGGCGATTGGTCTGGGTGTTTCTGCAATTGAACAGGGGATCCCGGTTCTCTTCATCAATGCGTCTGTCCTGATCGAACAGCTCAAAGAAGCATATCACAGTGATCAGCTTGATCGGTATCTGAAGAAACTCACCCGGCCAGGTCTCCTGATCATCGATGAGATCGGGTATCTTCCATTCGATGCTCAGGCAGCATACTGCTTCTTCCAGTTGATATCCCGGCGATATGAGCAGGGATCAACGATCTTCACCTCGAACAAATCGTTTGGTAACTGGGGGGAGATCTTCCAGGATCAGGTAATTGCCGCAGCACTTCTGGATCGAATCCTGCATC